A stretch of the Aegilops tauschii subsp. strangulata cultivar AL8/78 chromosome 4, Aet v6.0, whole genome shotgun sequence genome encodes the following:
- the LOC141021742 gene encoding uncharacterized protein has protein sequence MTFQVGDHVYLRVTPLKGTQRFHVKGKLAPRYIGPFKITERRGEVAYQLEVPPELSDLHNVFHVSQLRKCLQVPDKPDLYKDVDHQAIDLQPDLTYLEKPICILDEAERRTRSHTIRYFKVQWSNHTEAEATWEHEDYLRSEFPYLFKA, from the coding sequence ATGACCTTCCAAgttggagaccatgtctacctccgggTCACGCCTCTCAAGGGAACCCAGCGCTTCCATGTCAAAGGAAAGCTCGCACCAAGATACATCGGCCCCTTCAAGATCACCGAACGGCGAGGAGAAGTGGCTTACCAGTTGGAAGTGCCACCTGAACTATCGGATCTGCACAACGTATTCCACGTGTCACAACTCCGGAAGTGTCTCCAAGTTCCAGACAAGCCTGATCTTTACAAGGACGTCGATCACCAAGCCATTGACCTTCAGCCTGATTTGACTTACCTTGAGAAGCCCATCTGCATTTTGGATGAGGCTGAGCGACGCACTCGAAGCCACACCATCAGGTACTTcaaggtccagtggagcaaccacactgaagCAGAAGCAACCTGGGAACATGAAGACTACCTTAGATCCGAGTTTCCGTATCTCTTTAAAGCCTAG